Within the Sebastes umbrosus isolate fSebUmb1 chromosome 5, fSebUmb1.pri, whole genome shotgun sequence genome, the region AGTGCAGTCCTTTTCTCTGAGGTGTTCATGTAGATCAAACAGAAGAAGTCTATAGATGAACTTACGTCACTGAGCCAGTCGGTGAAGGCGGAGGTGCGGGTGAAGACGGTGGGTTTCTTCACTTCATTGCAGACACGAGAGGAGACGAAGCTGGTCACCCCCTGGACGTACCACCTCCCGTCCTGACCCACGCAGTTCAGAGGACCTCCAGAGTCTCCCTGAGACAGGAACAGGAACACAGAGTAAAGAGTACAGCAGCTGACCTTGTTCACAGCAGCTAGCTCACTCCTGACAGTTTTACAGAGTTGCCTCACGCACGTTGCATCCGGACACGGCGTCTCCTCCGGCACAGATCATGGTGCTCTTGGCGTTGATGCCCCACCAGTCGCTGCGGCTGCACACGCTGTGCTCCACCACAGGCAGCAGGGCCTGCTGCAGCCTATCAGGCATGGGGCCGTGGgctgagacacacagaggacagagCTGCTCAGCAAcacgtacagtacatacatCATATATACAATCAGCATCATGGAAACAAACTGGCATTAAGAGGTTCCTCGTCCCTCGTCCTCAAACAACACCAGAGCAACCTTTTATAAAGTGAGGCACGAGGAGTTAATGTCAGCCATCGTTCACATTTTGATGTGAACACTGACTTCTAGGCTACATTTGCAGCACCCATTCATTTTCTACTCAAATGAAACACAATTGCAGTGACGTGCAGGATGACAGGTGTGGACGCGGTGACATTACTGTAAAGGTTGCCCCAGCCGGAGATGTAACACGGCGTCCCGTGGGCGGGGATCTCTCCAGCCTCGGGAAGACAAGCCACGCCAACGCTGTCGTTCATGACGGGGCTCTTATCCAGCTTCAGCAGGGCCAGATCGTTGCTGGGAGGAAATCATGGTCATAGGTAGATTTTCACTGATTGAGTAggcaggttcatacttgtattttgggtttctactagaacatgtttacatgctttaatgttaaaaaatgcatAATTGTTCTCCtactgtcagtctgaatatCCCTGtgttcactctctgtctgaaacgctccgttttagctcctgtctctttaagacccccctcCTGAataaagcccagtctgctctgattggctagtgaGAAAAATCCCATGTTTTCTGATGGAGGCAACCCACAAGGAACTCAGGGGATTCATTGATTTGCAGTCGAgagttttaatttaataaactcACCCATCGGCCACAAAGTCGATGTCCCACTTGGGGTGGACGACGATGCGCATGACGTCTCTGATCTGTTCAGTTCCCTCCTGCTGGCTCATGTCGTGCTCTCCCAACACCACACGGTACACGTCTCCTGGCCTGTAAGACACATGAAGTCAGATTACACTTCCctcatttctttattcttttttaacatGTGTTTTAGATGCAGCGCTGCAGGAGCAGGCTGCAGAGTTTAACCTTGAGACCACCAGCAACCCTTGTCTCATGTCATGTTACTTTTTCATACGTCATCGGACTAATTCGCCTAATTTTCACAGGTCTTAAGACAgcagtggaaacacagacaggctgaaggaaccttttagttccttgaaaagtagtcccgGGACTGAAATgaccaggaacttcttggtggaaaccgGGCTTTACAGTAAACTTCTCTGGATCTCATTTGCATCACGCTACATGCCGATATTGTTCTGCGTGCTCGCTTCAATAAATCCTTAACGTCTGTCTCTCTTGAATCACACAtcttgtcttaatgtcagtcaCCAGATGCAGTGTCCAGCCGTCAGCACCCAGCGAGGACCGATCAGAGTCCCTCCGCAAGTGTGATGGAAACGGCTGCCGTGCTTCACCTGCAGGGAGATCtgaggaagaaaacaaaacGTGAATAATGAGAGAGAATAGTGACCGTGTTGGTAGTGAATTAAAAACTTGAAGCTCACAGAACCTGCCAGGGCCAGCTATGGGGGCGAGCATCCTCTCCGTTCACCACCCTGCTGGTGTCGGGCTTCACAGCAGGCAAACCACATCCAAAAACTACAAACACATCACGGTGTTCAATCTTTATGTCTGTCAGGTCAACATCTGTAACAACTGGGCCTCAGCCATGATACTCACCATACGCTACCTGAAGCAGCAGGAGGGCCACAGTCTGCTTCATGGTGTCAGTCTGAAGACACTCACACAGTCCAGCTCTCTTATACCTCCtcagtccgtctgtctgtctctccgtctctccgtcagtcagtctgtctgtccgtctgtctctctgtctgtctgtctgtctgtctgtctgtctctccgtctctccgtccgtccatctgtctctctgtctgtctgtcagcccaAACACATGATCACAGTGAGCCTGTGGAACTTTGTTATCAGCGTCCAGCGCCGATTGTGGTGGGAAGAACTTCCTGTTCCACAGATGCGTCAGCTGGTCTGCAGGACACTGATCTGTGCATGCATGGAAAAAAATTACATGTGCTCACATACATGTGAAAGGTTTGTACATTTTACCAGTACACCGTTTAGcaatagaatataataaattatgttagttttcttttttctcctttgttttCCTCCTCATGACCTCTTGTCACATTTCCAATTTTTGTTTCATTATctggattttattattttttttatgtgtgtgcaaataaaaataaataatataagagAACAGAATATATTAGTAAAAGCTTAAACTAAAGATTCATATCGATCGATTATTATATTTAAGGATGCAAAATAGGCTTCGGCACAGGAACGATGCTCGATGCATCCAAAACAGCCAAAGAGTTTAGTATTAGAAGTGTTAAAAactaaccagtggtggaataatTTGTGCATGAAAACAGAGTTGAACATGTAAAAAGCCTCCAGCCTGAACACTCAGAAGAACAAACTGTTCCTGGAGTGAAACTGTGGTGTTAGAATGAGAGTAGCTGAGGTAGCAACTCGgagtgagagaagaagaaaagcagggaggaaggaaggaaagtgAGACGGGGGTTTAGTGTCGTCAGCTGTCTCGGTGCGCTGctcagaaatacattttcttccTGCAGACCACAGAACTGGATATCTTTGGGTTACCTTCAAGAGAAACAGTCCTGTAACAACTTTCTCTGCTTTAATAACATGTTCTACATTCATGAAGGGGCCCGCGCCCCCGCTGAGTCTGGACCCCATTCTTCACGCCTCGCTCAGACCAGACAGGATCCGTCCCTCCTGAGGGACTAAACTAATATCACTCTCCGGAGAAGACGGCCTGCATCTATAAATTTCCCCCTTTTTTAGGAAGCAAATCAAATCAATAGTGCCTCAACAGCTAAGAGGCTTTGCTTGTTTTCCCGCCGTGTTAAGATAATTCCCCACACCAGACACTGCAGGAAGATTTATGGAGCtgacatgtgcatgtgtgtttgcataacATCGCAATGACAGAACTGTGAATAATTGGGATTAGGGCCGCAGCTCACAGCGAATTAACCGGCGATGCTGTTTACAGGAGGTCAGTCAGGTGGGACTTGTCATTTAttatgaatgagtgtgtgtgtaaaacaataaattctATAAAGTTAAACAGTGTGAAAAAGAATCAATGGACATTTTAAATCATTACAATGTGAGGGGAGTTATTTCAAATGCAAATATTGGATTTTACAGCACTGCTACTTTTCTGTCATCAACCTACTTTATACATAAAACACTTACAGtacttaaaacaaatttacagttAAATCCTTCAATATTATCAATCAAATAACTATGATAGAAACATACTGAGTCTACAACCATGCAGTAGCAGCTTTATGAGGTTgtagcatggatgtataaagagaactggatacagcgttggagacgggtcccgttcattcctatgaaagttgctcagtcgagcatgaagcctaaatggctcgacttccgtctggaaaaagtacccggatcttgggcagaTGGAACAAGAGCAGTAgagtccgctcggtcacatcactcacggggtcccaacgtcccagctttatatcaaaatccaatcatcttttcatcctgtaaaacaaaatatgatgtgtgcttacgtaagctagtacagtaccaaccaatttcaacatccatccatcatgaAAATCAATCATccaaaaaaatcataatcataattttTCTGGAGACAGAGTTGAGTTTTACCATGAGTGTGTTCCAttccacgtacttccagaaaTACACTTCtgcactttgtgcactctgtactcacttgagtggtgcgtaaatttcaacgggttagggtcgtctcaaatcgaatactctgcggcgcactgaccagAAATGACGAttgcaacatttgaccgcggctcgctacccgccaaaatatcttctgaaaaaaaattaaagcagtgggaaattacgtttccaacgtcgtcgcctacgcctatgatgtgtcctcctgttggctgaaaatgcaccggtatgtttacgtattgttttattctgttatctacgtatgtttgaatagtggtcgtggctccgccccttccgctacgtagccaacatggcgacaattgagtgtggaaagtTTCCAGCATTctacactcaacgatctgaccgttttgagtacaacatccaggtactttgagtgcactgcattttgccgtacttctcagtgtgaacgcacttatggaCTCAAAatagtgtaagtacagaagtacgcagattggaacacactgcatGACACCCTGTTTAAGTGTATCACCTCTGCCAGGACAACAGCCAATCAGCAACCAGCACACCTTCCTTTTATCAGCTTCGGGTCCctgtacagaagtacgcggattggaacacactgcatgttagtgtgttagcatgctaatatttgctaattagcactgcAAAATGAGTACAGGGGAGGTTGGGATGGGAATGTAATACgttctgcaggtatttagtcataaaccaaagtgttggagAAATTTATGCAACAACAAATCATCCTGAACTTTGAGTACTTTTATCATGTCCATCTATTGTCTGTTTTGTTCGTAACGTGTGTCAAGACAGACGCCTCGTCTACCGCAGATCAAATCTATCTACAAATAAAGTAACCTGAACCTGAATCTGAGGAACATCTGCACCAGATTCCAGTTGTTGAGCCATCAGTGATGGACAAGCATTTCCATCCATAAAGCCACAGCGCTGTACAAGTCCAGTCAATGTCTACTTTACCAAAAATGATTTGTGTATCACATTACAGGAACATTTTATAGCATAATATATTCAGATTTTATGATAAAATGACTGGAAAAGTATAGTTTGGTGTAAAGTTATATGAGCTGTTCCTGCATGTTGAACccttttattgtttctttttcctCTATAAAAAAATTCCATCAAGACATTGTTCTGCTGAGCTACGTAAATCGATATTTCCAGAGAGAAATGCATTTAGCCACAGAAGCAGACCTGCTCTCTATTCAGTGGTAGTTCGAGACAGAGATAAATGATCTGAGACCAGCCAGCGCTGTTTAAAGCCAAGTATATATCTCCCAAGGTTTTCAGATACGTCAAGAAATGTGACGAGCGCAGCCTGGAGACGGAGGAAATGCTGCCAATTAGACCTTTACAACATAAATCACACTTTACTGCTCTGTCACATCAAGTGGCCGATATTCAGTTTCCAGTCACCGAGAAGAAGAATATCAGTCGTTAATGGAAGGCATAAAATAGGGCTGAATGAATGCAGAGCACATGCAGCTTCTCATGAGTTAGTTCATGATATCACCTTTCACCATGAGAGATGCAGCGTGAACATGATTTCATTTGGTTGAgagcacacactacacactaaacCTCACAGTGATACGCTATATTTTCCAAAAGGGCAGATTGCACAGCATTAAAAGAAAGGTTTGATATTTTGGTATGATtattccaacacgttctcatcacAGCTcctcacatactgacgctttgtcagacccctcggcgtcactttacggtcgcagtaaacacacgctttatgttgtgaattaaacattaaaattacgacttttttgaGACTTGACGTTGTGGACACGTACAAACAGCTGACTGTAACGTGAAAGTAAATCATAACGCacacaacaccaacagcaatctcctggatgaaagccttgtgttgagGATGAATGACACGGTTTCCCATGCAATATCAACGCCTTTATTTCTTTTGGCATGCCATGTCTATACCATGTAGTCTGTGCTACATGGTATAGATGAATAAGCTACGCTCAGAActggtgacgtagaataaaatgtgagaaagactgcttacggtgggagggaggggaggtggatgggtccaacaatcacaggactttcaaccaggagaccgctgttcagtGTTTTTAGAAGTTTCATTCTTATGTTACGTTGTGTAAGTACTTATTTTGCTTGGTTTAGGTAACTATTTTTCTTAGTTTACGCACTTattttacgtatttattttaagcacaaccatgatgtttttcctaacctaagtggttttgttggctaaacatAGCTGCAGCTGTTTCACATTCGCAATGTGGCACTTAATGACACAAAAATAGCCTAAAATGCTTAGTTTACGTGCTTAGTTTACGTAAttatttttcttagtttacgtacttattctTCTTAGTTTGCAAATTATTTTCCCTtgtttatgtaattattttactaagtttacgtacatattttacttagtttacgtatttattttatttagttcacttacttattttacttagtttacattcttattttacttagtttatgtaactattttacttagtttacgtacttattttactttgtttatgtatttatttttcttagtttacatacttattttacttagtttacgtgcttattttaagctaaaccatgatgtttttcttaaacctaactaagtggttttgtagcctaaacataactgtgaCCGTTTCAAGGTAACGATGAGCCgttaaatgacacacaaaaagcattAAATGTGTTATCATGATACACGGAAATGTCgtactatttatacgccttcccatgagatcgggttgagCCTACATTTACATGGATTTCGTGATTGATCAATCATGATCAATCAAGTCCATGTCTTTCTTTGGCTCCCTGTGGCTGTTTTGGTGCCATCCGGTTCTCTCACATGGTTGCTGGTGATGGAGAAGCAGAGTGAAGTTCTCCTTCAGGCTCCAGTCAGAGATGATTATTTCTGCTTGTAGCTCTGCACAAAATGAAGCCTTCGGGTGGGTTTTTAGACATGCAATCGACTTCTCCAACTACTGAGACGCTCCAGTCAGGATAGATGGGATGGGTTTAATCTAATTATTGCAGCAGAtgcacttttttaaaacatttactcAGCCGTGAAAAGTTGAGTGAGTCATTTTTCTCTCAGCAATGTCCTATTTCACACTACGCTGCACAGTCTGTCTCTGTTGGACGCTGGTGGTTAAGTCCTTGGTTCAGTGGGACTTTACCAGCAGAGGAGTGTCCTCTCTTACACAACACATGAAGAATTAGAAGAATGTTAAACATAACCGCTCTTAtctgtgtgttatatattgAGATGTCACTTTACATGTGGACGGACTTGGCCACAGTTCTCAGGTTCAGGTCATGTCGGCGATGTCAGCAACTGACGAGTGATATTTAAGCTCGTTGTTGTCAGGTTTAAATCAGGGCTGAAA harbors:
- the LOC119488614 gene encoding chymotrypsin-like elastase family member 3B, with the protein product MKQTVALLLLQVAYVFGCGLPAVKPDTSRVVNGEDARPHSWPWQISLQVKHGSRFHHTCGGTLIGPRWVLTAGHCIWPGDVYRVVLGEHDMSQQEGTEQIRDVMRIVVHPKWDIDFVADGNDLALLKLDKSPVMNDSVGVACLPEAGEIPAHGTPCYISGWGNLYTHGPMPDRLQQALLPVVEHSVCSRSDWWGINAKSTMICAGGDAVSGCNGDSGGPLNCVGQDGRWYVQGVTSFVSSRVCNEVKKPTVFTRTSAFTDWLSDVMLRY